A single window of Acinetobacter wuhouensis DNA harbors:
- a CDS encoding crotonase/enoyl-CoA hydratase family protein produces MALLHIEKNNGIATVSLNRPDKRNAMSFALLKELVKTAEKIKKDRSIRVVILTGEANVFSAGIDLADLNSPNNRAFAAWELIKPGQSLFQKAFLIWQELPVPVIAAIEGFCFGAGMQLALAADIRIAHPETKMSIMESRWGLVPDMGLTRSIKGVIGIDLAKELTLTARIFDGNYAKEIGLITHIDESPLVKAQAIAEEMLQRSPDALAAAKRVLDAMEHEPKKSLRLEKIWQLKLLLGKNSQIARKKDKHPEMQFVPRQFK; encoded by the coding sequence ATGGCACTATTACATATTGAAAAAAATAACGGCATCGCAACAGTTTCACTAAACCGTCCAGATAAACGTAATGCAATGAGCTTTGCTTTACTCAAAGAACTGGTCAAAACTGCTGAAAAAATCAAAAAAGATCGTAGTATCCGTGTGGTGATTTTAACTGGTGAAGCCAATGTATTTAGTGCTGGAATTGATCTTGCAGATTTGAACAGCCCGAACAATAGAGCTTTTGCAGCATGGGAATTGATTAAACCAGGACAAAGCTTATTTCAAAAAGCTTTTCTAATTTGGCAAGAACTACCTGTACCTGTGATTGCTGCAATAGAAGGTTTCTGTTTTGGTGCTGGGATGCAATTAGCTTTAGCCGCGGATATTCGTATTGCACATCCAGAAACTAAAATGTCGATTATGGAAAGTCGTTGGGGCTTAGTGCCTGATATGGGTTTAACCCGTTCGATCAAAGGAGTGATTGGTATTGATCTAGCCAAAGAACTCACTTTAACAGCACGAATTTTTGATGGTAATTATGCCAAAGAGATTGGACTCATTACCCATATAGATGAATCACCATTGGTAAAAGCTCAAGCCATTGCAGAAGAAATGCTACAACGCTCTCCAGATGCACTTGCGGCAGCAAAACGTGTCTTAGACGCGATGGAACACGAACCGAAAAAATCTTTACGCTTAGAAAAAATTTGGCAACTCAAATTACTCTTGGGTAAAAATAGTCAAATTGCACGTAAAAAGGATAAACATCCTGAAATGCAATTTGTGCCACGTCAATTTAAATAA
- a CDS encoding NAD(P)-dependent oxidoreductase, with translation MNFDRHSKIAFLGMGLMGSRMATRLIQAGFHVAVWNRTATACEALIDMGAHPLKIENISEYPIILTCLADDQAVQNVYDLIEPYLTNNQVIVDFSSLSVDKTKQLAEQAKAKQVTWIDSPVSGGTAGAENGTLVIFAGGDAETIQDLSIVYNILSQRVTCMGGTGTGQATKICNQLIVAANSTLIAEAVALADQAGVDTTLLAPALAGGFADSKPFQILAPRMATHTFEPVQWKVQTLSKDLNNAVQLAQQFNLNIPVAQLALSRLQDHQNNGFAESDLATVIQHVEVK, from the coding sequence ATGAATTTTGACCGTCATAGTAAAATTGCATTCCTCGGTATGGGCTTAATGGGAAGCCGTATGGCAACCCGATTAATCCAAGCAGGTTTTCACGTTGCCGTATGGAACCGAACAGCAACTGCCTGTGAAGCATTGATTGATATGGGTGCTCACCCATTGAAGATTGAAAATATTTCAGAATATCCAATCATTTTGACCTGCCTCGCGGACGATCAAGCAGTACAAAATGTCTATGACTTGATTGAACCATACTTAACGAACAATCAAGTGATTGTGGATTTCTCTAGCCTTTCAGTCGATAAAACCAAACAACTTGCAGAACAAGCGAAAGCCAAACAAGTAACGTGGATTGATTCTCCTGTTTCAGGCGGAACAGCAGGTGCTGAAAATGGCACACTCGTCATTTTTGCAGGTGGTGATGCGGAAACGATTCAAGACTTAAGCATTGTTTACAACATACTTTCTCAACGTGTGACTTGCATGGGTGGAACAGGTACAGGACAAGCGACGAAAATCTGTAACCAATTAATTGTGGCTGCAAATAGTACACTCATTGCAGAAGCGGTGGCACTTGCAGATCAAGCAGGTGTGGATACCACATTACTTGCACCCGCACTTGCAGGCGGCTTCGCTGATTCAAAGCCCTTCCAAATCCTTGCACCACGCATGGCGACCCATACTTTTGAACCAGTACAATGGAAAGTTCAAACCTTATCAAAAGATTTAAACAACGCTGTCCAACTTGCACAGCAATTCAATTTAAATATTCCAGTCGCGCAACTCGCTTTAAGTCGATTGCAAGATCATCAAAATAATGGCTTTGCTGAATCTGACTTAGCGACAGTGATTCAACATGTCGAAGTAAAATAG
- a CDS encoding hydroxypyruvate isomerase family protein: MTKLAVNLSMIFTEVPLIERFALAHKHGFHNVEIQFPYELSIEEIQAQLELHDLHICLINVPAGDLMQGGDGLAGIPGREVEFHQALTLAIEYADALNVPSVNILAGKQPTDADLLPCLNTLANNLKLASHMLSDHDIQPVFEMINGTDMPRFLVQNIAQAQEMLEAVQHPALKMQFDCYHMAMMGEDVLAALQENIDWIGHIQFADCPGRHEPDTAQIDYLSIFTWLKQSTYTGYIAAEYRPQSHSNQSFAWMDKYFSNNHSY; the protein is encoded by the coding sequence ATGACTAAACTCGCAGTAAATCTCTCGATGATCTTTACTGAAGTCCCACTCATTGAGCGTTTTGCTTTAGCGCATAAACATGGTTTTCACAATGTTGAGATTCAATTCCCCTATGAATTAAGCATCGAAGAGATTCAAGCTCAACTGGAACTACATGATTTACATATTTGCCTAATCAATGTTCCGGCGGGTGACTTAATGCAAGGTGGTGATGGTCTAGCAGGTATTCCAGGACGTGAAGTCGAATTTCATCAGGCACTCACACTTGCGATTGAATACGCAGATGCTTTGAATGTGCCGAGTGTGAATATTCTCGCTGGAAAGCAACCAACTGACGCTGACTTACTTCCCTGCCTAAATACTTTAGCCAATAATTTAAAACTCGCATCCCACATGTTGTCTGATCATGATATTCAACCAGTTTTTGAAATGATCAATGGCACAGATATGCCTCGTTTCTTGGTACAAAATATCGCCCAAGCACAAGAAATGCTTGAGGCAGTACAACATCCAGCCTTAAAAATGCAATTTGATTGCTACCACATGGCAATGATGGGTGAAGACGTATTAGCAGCATTACAAGAAAATATAGACTGGATTGGGCATATTCAATTTGCAGACTGCCCAGGTCGCCATGAACCAGACACCGCACAAATTGATTATTTATCTATTTTTACATGGCTAAAACAAAGCACCTATACAGGCTACATTGCTGCGGAATATCGCCCACAATCTCATTCTAATCAATCATTTGCATGGATGGATAAGTATTTCTCTAACAACCATAGCTACTAA
- the rsfS gene encoding ribosome silencing factor, protein MNLEPSPSASNSHELAMNTRNQDLKTCLKVVQEALLDVKAKDILELDVSSISNVADAIVIASGTSTRHVKALADNVAEEARKAGFRPIGVEGERDAEWILIDLGFVVVHVMLPTARKFYDLESLWRVSPESVA, encoded by the coding sequence ATGAATTTAGAACCATCGCCCAGCGCTTCTAATTCTCACGAACTTGCAATGAACACTCGCAATCAAGACCTAAAAACTTGTTTAAAAGTTGTACAAGAAGCCCTACTTGATGTAAAAGCAAAAGATATTCTTGAACTTGATGTAAGCTCAATCAGCAATGTTGCAGATGCAATTGTAATTGCAAGCGGTACGTCAACTCGTCATGTTAAAGCACTTGCTGACAACGTTGCTGAAGAAGCACGTAAAGCGGGTTTTCGCCCAATCGGTGTAGAAGGCGAAAGAGATGCTGAATGGATCCTGATTGATTTAGGATTTGTTGTTGTGCATGTTATGCTACCAACCGCACGTAAATTTTATGATTTAGAAAGTTTATGGCGTGTAAGCCCTGAAAGTGTTGCTTAA